From Streptomyces sp. NBC_00370, a single genomic window includes:
- the fxsT gene encoding FxSxx-COOH system tetratricopeptide repeat protein, whose protein sequence is MPDADPFAPSGPFTVFFTTSENLGLSTTMRNAADILAEGNRSVLIVDGRPGEAAGPPVPEPTPGTVAYAVRPDADSLTGLGSDPVAAGYDHVFVEAPVPDAPGAAVPGLLARFADSVVICFAMTAWSIDGAAALAEDLSAVRATRPLRLLTLGLKSDVGSRDRLRVARERVRRKFGPLSQARGQGEIPFLEIPYNPLYMDSRRLAVENEDAGTVTGLRPYYAQLADWLRERRPLPLSDVTVVHSGRHVPWAAWLADRLGDRGIETELRRSDMYAGERPTPGTALLFLSLPDADDTLLAQVAALSHADVRIVLVDEPFSDADTAHHERIDLRGTTEDEALRILYASLRLGPVVPRDGTSGARFPRLPGVTNVAERNGDFVDRDTALAQLASELRTAGEEHAALVLHAPSGWGKSETARELCHRYGAGYDVVWWVRSWERLRVRRGLARLAGLLGIVAADGGVAELLGRLSDPAFPLDGDSDRDGSWLIVYDGVADFAEVRDLLPVPHERGHVLITGRTAPPQDGGSLRLTGSALPRMTSAECRALLRERLPELAAEQAEQVGNVVDFVPLALWLAAHCLAERAETHRRDDHMGQEASTRAAVADVVEAFRTAKTDILDTAEAAPPVEVMVRVARRVAQSTPGAAAWRAESSARMPLDWLLNAASLLTGRGMGLELLRSRRILSELARDDSAGPENGSTVQPHPDDVQLPDEHMVSVALWSLAQVGLIDVDFDRKEQPLAQHHALRDLIRDGMAPQERLHVESVLRGVIAEYVPRAEEALPADWAREVYSLRLWEDSRPRVRRSLLRHLNALSQRGESADLDRLLDIADKARAAWAPEGDEETPEYLRLLNLTARAHRLVGDYEQSRRQSEQALRGHRRLLGLVHPRTLLSADSHAATLRALGRFDDALMQIRPAVEGLTLLLGWKHEATVQVEHNLALTEALTGRIDQGLDRILDRFRYRQSMGGKDDAASWRSADLLAYLYRMTGRDGESRDLLRQELRRHGDVWDLARLRTEVGLAVSERRLADGYPATKDPRYGFEGAHERDRRALDLYVSRFGADRFDTLRCRFSYAADLHALGKFEDAELQARRCGVALADRFGPGHPYTAACQVRQGVYLRSLGRSDQAEETGRSALNVLTHKLGHAHLWVAGAENSLAVTLAAAGKTDEAVVQAYNALTRLQRLGIGHRPDARRVKAHHDWLTGSTRARTEPPSGFDVDYELPGL, encoded by the coding sequence ATGCCCGACGCCGACCCCTTCGCACCCTCTGGTCCCTTCACCGTTTTCTTCACCACCTCGGAGAACCTCGGGCTCAGCACCACCATGCGCAACGCGGCGGACATCCTCGCCGAGGGCAACCGCAGTGTGCTGATCGTGGACGGCCGGCCGGGTGAAGCGGCGGGGCCGCCGGTACCCGAACCCACGCCGGGGACGGTGGCGTACGCGGTCCGTCCGGACGCGGACTCACTGACCGGTCTCGGCTCGGACCCGGTGGCCGCCGGTTACGACCATGTGTTCGTCGAGGCGCCGGTGCCCGACGCCCCCGGAGCCGCGGTGCCCGGCCTGCTGGCGCGGTTCGCCGACTCCGTCGTCATCTGTTTCGCGATGACCGCGTGGTCCATCGACGGCGCGGCCGCGCTCGCCGAGGACCTGTCCGCGGTGCGCGCCACCCGGCCGCTGCGGCTGCTCACCCTGGGGCTCAAGAGCGACGTCGGGTCCCGTGACCGGCTGCGGGTGGCGCGCGAACGGGTCCGGCGCAAGTTCGGGCCGCTCTCCCAGGCACGCGGCCAGGGCGAGATTCCGTTTCTCGAAATCCCGTACAACCCGCTCTACATGGACAGCAGACGGCTCGCCGTCGAGAACGAGGACGCGGGTACGGTCACCGGCCTGCGCCCGTACTACGCGCAGCTCGCCGACTGGCTGCGCGAGCGCAGGCCGCTGCCGCTCAGCGATGTCACCGTCGTGCACTCGGGACGCCATGTGCCCTGGGCCGCCTGGCTGGCGGACCGGCTGGGTGACCGGGGCATCGAGACGGAGCTGCGCAGGAGCGACATGTACGCGGGGGAACGCCCCACCCCCGGCACGGCGCTGCTGTTCCTCTCGCTGCCCGACGCCGACGACACACTGCTGGCCCAGGTCGCCGCGCTGTCCCACGCGGACGTGCGGATCGTCCTCGTCGACGAGCCGTTCTCGGACGCGGACACCGCGCACCACGAGCGGATCGATCTGCGCGGCACGACGGAGGACGAGGCCCTGCGGATCCTCTACGCGAGCCTGCGGCTCGGCCCCGTGGTGCCGCGTGACGGTACGTCAGGGGCGCGCTTCCCCCGGCTGCCCGGGGTGACCAACGTCGCCGAGCGCAACGGCGACTTCGTGGACCGTGACACGGCGCTGGCGCAGCTGGCGAGCGAGCTGCGGACGGCGGGCGAGGAGCACGCGGCGCTGGTGCTGCACGCCCCGAGCGGCTGGGGCAAGAGCGAGACCGCGCGGGAGCTGTGCCACCGCTACGGCGCCGGGTACGACGTGGTGTGGTGGGTGCGCTCCTGGGAGCGGCTGCGGGTACGGCGCGGGCTCGCCCGGCTCGCGGGCCTGCTCGGCATCGTCGCGGCCGACGGCGGGGTGGCCGAGCTGCTCGGCCGGCTGTCGGATCCCGCTTTCCCGCTGGACGGCGACAGCGACCGGGACGGGAGCTGGCTGATCGTCTACGACGGCGTGGCGGACTTCGCCGAGGTGCGCGATCTGCTCCCCGTCCCGCACGAGCGCGGGCATGTGCTGATCACCGGCCGTACGGCGCCGCCGCAGGACGGCGGAAGTCTGCGGCTGACGGGCTCGGCGCTGCCCCGGATGACGTCGGCCGAATGCCGGGCCCTGCTGCGGGAGCGGCTGCCGGAACTCGCCGCGGAGCAGGCCGAACAGGTCGGCAACGTGGTGGACTTCGTCCCGCTGGCGCTGTGGCTGGCCGCCCACTGTCTGGCCGAGCGCGCCGAGACCCACCGGCGTGACGACCACATGGGGCAGGAGGCGTCGACCCGGGCCGCGGTCGCCGATGTCGTCGAGGCGTTCCGCACGGCGAAGACCGACATCCTCGACACGGCGGAGGCGGCGCCGCCCGTCGAGGTCATGGTGCGAGTGGCGCGGCGGGTGGCGCAGAGCACGCCGGGGGCCGCCGCCTGGCGCGCGGAGAGCTCGGCGCGCATGCCGCTCGACTGGCTGCTGAACGCCGCCTCGCTGCTCACCGGGCGCGGCATGGGGCTCGAACTGCTGCGCTCCCGGCGGATTCTGTCCGAGCTGGCCCGCGACGACTCGGCGGGACCCGAGAACGGCAGCACGGTGCAGCCCCATCCGGACGACGTGCAGCTGCCCGACGAGCACATGGTGAGTGTCGCGTTGTGGTCGCTGGCCCAAGTGGGCCTGATCGACGTCGACTTCGACCGGAAGGAGCAGCCGCTGGCGCAGCACCACGCGCTGCGCGACCTGATCCGCGACGGAATGGCGCCGCAGGAGCGGCTGCATGTCGAGTCGGTCCTGCGCGGCGTCATCGCCGAGTACGTACCGCGCGCCGAGGAGGCCCTGCCGGCCGACTGGGCGCGCGAGGTGTACTCGCTGCGGCTGTGGGAGGACTCCCGGCCCCGGGTGCGCCGGTCGCTGCTGCGCCATCTCAACGCGCTGAGCCAGCGCGGGGAGAGCGCCGACCTGGACCGGCTGCTGGACATCGCCGACAAGGCACGCGCCGCCTGGGCGCCGGAGGGTGACGAGGAGACGCCGGAGTATCTGCGGCTGCTCAACCTCACCGCGCGCGCCCACCGGCTGGTCGGGGACTACGAGCAGTCGCGGCGCCAGTCCGAGCAGGCGCTGCGCGGCCACCGCAGGCTGCTGGGGCTCGTACACCCCCGTACGCTCCTGTCGGCCGACTCGCACGCGGCGACCTTGCGCGCGCTCGGCCGGTTCGACGACGCGCTGATGCAGATCCGGCCCGCCGTCGAGGGGCTGACCCTGCTGCTGGGGTGGAAGCACGAGGCGACCGTGCAGGTGGAGCACAACCTCGCGCTGACGGAGGCGCTGACCGGCCGCATCGACCAGGGGCTCGACCGGATCCTCGACCGGTTCCGTTACCGGCAGTCCATGGGCGGCAAGGACGACGCGGCCTCCTGGCGCTCGGCCGACCTGCTCGCCTACCTGTACCGGATGACGGGCAGGGACGGCGAGTCGCGGGATCTGCTGCGCCAGGAGCTGCGCCGCCACGGCGACGTGTGGGACCTGGCACGGCTCAGGACCGAGGTCGGACTCGCCGTCAGCGAGCGCCGTCTCGCGGATGGTTACCCCGCGACGAAGGACCCGAGGTACGGCTTCGAGGGGGCCCACGAGCGGGACCGGCGGGCACTGGACCTGTATGTGAGCCGCTTCGGCGCCGACCGGTTCGACACGCTGCGCTGCCGGTTCAGTTACGCGGCCGACCTGCACGCGCTCGGCAAGTTCGAGGACGCCGAGCTGCAGGCACGCCGGTGCGGTGTGGCGCTGGCCGACCGGTTCGGCCCCGGTCATCCGTACACCGCAGCCTGCCAGGTCCGACAGGGCGTGTATCTGCGCTCCCTCGGCCGGTCCGACCAGGCGGAGGAGACGGGCCGGTCGGCCCTGAACGTGCTGACGCACAAACTGGGCCATGCCCACCTCTGGGTGGCCGGGGCGGAGAACTCGCTCGCGGTCACCCTCGCGGCAGCGGGCAAGACGGACGAAGCGGTCGTCCAGGCGTACAATGCCCTCACCCGGCTGCAGCGTCTGGGGATCGGGCACCGGCCGGACGCACGGCGGGTGAAGGCCCATCACGACTGGCTGACGGGTTCAACGAGGGCCCGCACCGAGCCGCCGTCGGGATTTGACGTCGACTACGAACTACCGGGCCTGTAA
- the fxsA gene encoding FxSxx-COOH cyclophane-containing RiPP peptide, whose amino-acid sequence MTAAAKGVIPGADAESAVLDISDLPLADIAALPDSVLGDVLRRVRESCAAGDPFVTGHSESL is encoded by the coding sequence ATGACAGCCGCAGCCAAGGGCGTCATCCCCGGCGCTGACGCCGAGTCGGCCGTACTGGACATCTCGGATCTGCCGCTCGCCGACATCGCCGCCCTGCCGGACTCGGTCCTCGGGGACGTGCTGCGCCGGGTGCGCGAGAGCTGCGCGGCGGGCGACCCGTTCGTCACGGGTCACTCCGAGAGTCTGTGA
- a CDS encoding ATP-binding protein — MNSTRGAAAANQSPKGGIAFDGEPGMIAEARHFTADFLAQVRTGYGEALSGRLIGTAQLVVSELVTNARKYAVGPCLLDLELADDMVEITVWDSNSTLPLARAADPGRVGQHGMEIILSLCDGFDVRRELVGKRITVRLAVAA, encoded by the coding sequence TTGAACAGCACACGCGGGGCGGCAGCCGCGAACCAGTCGCCGAAGGGTGGCATCGCGTTCGACGGCGAACCGGGGATGATCGCCGAGGCGCGTCATTTCACCGCGGATTTCCTCGCCCAGGTCCGCACCGGCTACGGCGAAGCCCTCTCCGGCCGGCTCATCGGCACCGCGCAGCTCGTGGTGAGCGAGCTGGTGACCAACGCGCGCAAGTACGCCGTCGGCCCCTGCCTGCTGGACCTCGAACTCGCCGACGACATGGTCGAGATCACCGTCTGGGACAGCAACTCCACGCTGCCGCTCGCCCGCGCCGCCGACCCCGGCCGGGTGGGCCAGCACGGAATGGAGATCATCCTCTCGCTGTGCGACGGGTTCGACGTACGGCGCGAACTCGTCGGCAAGCGCATCACCGTGCGACTCGCGGTCGCCGCCTGA
- a CDS encoding winged helix DNA-binding domain-containing protein has translation MEVAQRRARLAVRHRLAGAARADDPVEVARDLVALHSTDPSSVHVAAWVRMNDGAAGAVERALYEDRSLIRLLGMRRTVFVTSLDVAPVLQAACSRTVAARERRKLLGYLAESGVADDEAGVLSWLAGAEDAALRALTARGEATAAELAGDDPRLSTQIVLSRGKSYEGRQNVASRLLLLLAAEGRVVRGRPRGSWTSHQYRWAPLTDWFPGGLAEWDAEDAEAALAERWLRAFGPATAEDLSWWAGWTKTQTRRALTRLAPVEVELGDGGGTGLLLADDLADTPEPEPWAALLPALDSTPMGWHERGWFLGAHGPRLFDRAGNIGPSVWWNGRIVGGWAQDGAGTIVCRFLEDVGADAEAAVRAEADRLAPLLAGVRLSPRTRGRTWLEDELAAG, from the coding sequence ATCGAGGTGGCGCAGCGGCGCGCGAGACTGGCGGTCCGGCACCGGCTGGCCGGTGCGGCGCGTGCGGACGATCCGGTGGAGGTGGCCCGCGATCTGGTGGCCCTGCACAGCACCGACCCGTCGTCGGTCCATGTCGCGGCCTGGGTACGGATGAACGACGGCGCCGCCGGTGCCGTGGAGCGCGCGCTGTACGAGGACCGTTCGCTGATCCGGCTGCTGGGGATGCGCCGTACCGTCTTCGTCACCTCGCTCGACGTGGCCCCGGTGCTGCAGGCCGCCTGCTCCCGTACGGTCGCCGCGCGCGAGCGGCGCAAGCTGCTGGGTTATCTGGCCGAATCGGGCGTGGCCGACGACGAGGCCGGGGTGCTGAGCTGGCTCGCCGGTGCGGAGGACGCCGCGCTGCGGGCGCTCACCGCGCGCGGCGAGGCGACCGCGGCCGAACTGGCCGGTGACGATCCCCGGTTGAGCACGCAGATCGTGCTGTCGCGCGGCAAGAGCTACGAGGGCCGGCAGAACGTCGCGAGCAGGCTGTTGCTGCTGCTCGCCGCCGAAGGACGGGTGGTACGCGGCCGGCCGCGCGGCTCCTGGACCTCGCACCAGTACCGCTGGGCGCCGCTGACCGACTGGTTCCCCGGCGGGCTCGCCGAGTGGGACGCCGAGGACGCCGAGGCGGCACTGGCCGAGCGCTGGCTACGGGCCTTCGGCCCCGCGACCGCCGAGGATCTGAGCTGGTGGGCGGGGTGGACGAAGACACAGACCCGGCGGGCGCTGACCCGGCTCGCACCGGTGGAGGTGGAGCTGGGCGACGGCGGCGGTACGGGGCTGCTGCTCGCCGACGACCTGGCGGACACCCCGGAGCCCGAGCCGTGGGCCGCGCTGCTGCCCGCGCTGGACTCGACCCCGATGGGGTGGCACGAGCGCGGCTGGTTCCTCGGCGCGCACGGGCCCCGGCTGTTCGACCGGGCGGGCAACATCGGGCCCTCGGTGTGGTGGAACGGCCGGATCGTCGGCGGCTGGGCGCAGGACGGCGCGGGCACGATCGTCTGCCGCTTCCTTGAGGACGTCGGGGCGGACGCCGAGGCCGCCGTGCGGGCGGAGGCGGACCGGCTGGCGCCGCTGCTGGCCGGCGTACGGCTCAGCCCGCGCACCCGTGGCCGTACCTGGCTGGAGGACGAACTGGCCGCCGGATAG
- a CDS encoding TetR/AcrR family transcriptional regulator produces the protein MATKSADRTTARERLLDAAEELFYGEGVRTVGIDRVIAQAGVAKASLYNTFGSKDELIRAYLERRHARWAQRMTTRLAADYDTPRERLVGVFDLLAETFVAPAFNGCHFANASAEATPGSPVVEATDSFRQDRRRLLTELAREAGAADPDRLARNLTLVSDGATVAARLDHDPVGVAADARAMAATLVEAAIPA, from the coding sequence ATGGCGACGAAGTCTGCGGATCGAACGACGGCGCGCGAGCGGCTGCTCGATGCGGCGGAGGAGCTGTTCTACGGAGAAGGTGTCCGCACGGTCGGTATCGACCGGGTCATCGCCCAGGCGGGCGTGGCCAAGGCGAGCCTCTACAACACCTTCGGCAGCAAGGACGAACTGATCCGCGCCTATCTCGAACGGCGCCACGCGCGCTGGGCGCAGCGGATGACGACCCGGCTCGCCGCCGACTACGACACCCCGCGCGAGCGGCTGGTCGGCGTGTTCGACCTGCTGGCCGAGACGTTCGTCGCCCCCGCCTTCAACGGCTGCCACTTCGCGAACGCGAGCGCTGAGGCCACCCCCGGCAGCCCGGTCGTGGAGGCCACCGACTCCTTCCGGCAGGACCGCCGCCGGCTCCTCACCGAGCTGGCCCGTGAGGCGGGCGCCGCCGACCCCGACCGGCTCGCCCGCAACCTGACGCTCGTCTCCGACGGCGCGACCGTCGCCGCCCGGCTGGACCACGACCCGGTGGGTGTCGCCGCCGACGCGCGCGCCATGGCGGCGACGCTGGTCGAAGCGGCCATCCCCGCCTGA
- a CDS encoding MarR family winged helix-turn-helix transcriptional regulator, which produces MDETPEDITERSSLTAHELRVVLSRLRGRLQEVTGAHDLTPAQTSVLGRLAGGAASAGDLAAVERVRPQSMAATLAALDRHGLLRRDPDPGDDRRQLISLSEAGGALVQGQAQARADWLAGEIQERWTRAERGTVREALALLDRLTPA; this is translated from the coding sequence ATGGACGAGACGCCCGAGGACATCACCGAGCGGTCCTCGCTCACCGCACACGAACTGCGGGTGGTCCTCAGCCGGCTGCGCGGCCGGCTCCAGGAGGTCACCGGTGCCCACGATCTCACCCCCGCGCAGACCTCCGTGCTCGGCAGGCTGGCGGGCGGCGCCGCGTCCGCAGGTGATCTCGCGGCGGTCGAGCGGGTCCGCCCGCAGTCCATGGCCGCCACGCTGGCCGCGCTCGACCGGCACGGGCTGCTCCGGCGCGACCCCGACCCGGGCGACGACCGCAGGCAGCTGATCAGCCTGAGCGAGGCGGGCGGCGCACTCGTCCAGGGGCAGGCGCAGGCGCGTGCCGACTGGCTGGCCGGAGAGATCCAGGAGCGCTGGACCCGGGCCGAGCGCGGCACCGTACGGGAAGCGCTGGCTCTGCTGGACCGGCTCACCCCGGCATGA
- a CDS encoding undecaprenyl-diphosphate phosphatase — protein MSVISIGQAVILGAVEGVTEFLPVSSTGHLKITEGLMGIPVDDDSVVGFSAVIQVGAIAAVLVYFFKDIVRIVGAWFRGLAHQDERQNHDYKFAWWVIYATIPIVIVGLAAKPLIEGPLASLWVVAASLIVGSGVMWAADQMGRHRRGEADTTFKDAMLVGSSQILALLFPGFSRSGATMSTALILDLDRVAATRLSFFLGIPALTGAGIYELKDALGTGTGAGPLVVGTLVSFVVAYASIAWLLKFVAKHSFNAFVIYRIVIGLLLFGLLGAGALN, from the coding sequence ATGAGCGTGATCAGTATCGGCCAGGCCGTGATTCTCGGAGCCGTCGAGGGGGTGACGGAGTTCCTGCCGGTCTCGTCCACGGGCCATCTGAAGATCACCGAAGGGCTGATGGGCATCCCGGTCGACGACGACTCGGTCGTCGGCTTCTCCGCCGTCATCCAGGTGGGCGCCATCGCGGCCGTGCTCGTCTACTTCTTCAAGGACATCGTGCGGATCGTCGGCGCCTGGTTCCGGGGCCTCGCGCACCAGGACGAGCGGCAGAACCACGACTACAAGTTCGCCTGGTGGGTCATCTACGCGACGATCCCGATCGTCATCGTCGGCCTGGCGGCCAAACCGCTGATCGAGGGGCCGCTGGCGTCGCTTTGGGTGGTGGCGGCCTCGCTGATCGTCGGCAGCGGGGTGATGTGGGCCGCCGACCAGATGGGCAGGCACCGGCGCGGTGAAGCCGACACGACCTTCAAGGACGCGATGCTGGTGGGCAGTTCGCAGATCCTCGCCCTGCTCTTCCCCGGCTTCTCGCGGTCCGGCGCGACCATGTCCACCGCGCTCATCCTCGACCTCGACCGGGTGGCGGCCACCCGGCTCTCCTTCTTCCTCGGCATCCCTGCCCTCACCGGCGCCGGTATCTACGAGCTGAAGGACGCGCTCGGCACCGGCACCGGAGCCGGGCCGCTGGTCGTGGGCACCCTCGTGTCGTTCGTCGTCGCCTACGCGTCGATCGCCTGGCTGCTGAAGTTCGTGGCCAAGCACTCCTTCAACGCCTTCGTGATCTACCGCATCGTGATCGGGCTGCTGCTCTTCGGCCTCCTCGGCGCGGGCGCCCTCAACTGA
- a CDS encoding ATP-binding protein: MTPVEDNPYGVRVPGRRHSLPGLETPPTDDHPLVPWDEPGHTAQWVDVDHAREQVARFGQQTLDRLGELVTPGVGAGRLVVVSGPRGMGKTTLIHRCIYEAGEYIARLSGAGSPPALRRIVAMTGGYRNTGSGISIDENGDFAAMPVVNGNIRDQIHATLCRHFEDVKIDPAIAEEPPAKAFGAISVLLTQQDALLFAVIPHIDWKDAGVRTNFLKTCLNHARTRIVLFVEVSQETNEAAEAVIGELPDGAVTHLALGQLTSEDTVKFSAGPHHSRPQDLPPAVRAGLIAAHDAQQPADVRELRQVFYAAAERRRHGAAGTPITADELSRHWQPGAPDLRSLTRHSPQTSTGS, translated from the coding sequence ATGACACCGGTCGAGGACAACCCGTACGGGGTGCGGGTGCCGGGTCGCAGACACAGCCTGCCGGGCCTGGAAACCCCGCCCACCGACGACCACCCGCTGGTCCCGTGGGACGAACCGGGCCACACGGCCCAGTGGGTCGACGTCGACCACGCGCGCGAGCAGGTGGCCCGCTTCGGACAGCAGACCCTCGACCGGCTCGGCGAGCTGGTGACCCCCGGCGTCGGCGCGGGGCGGCTGGTGGTCGTGAGCGGGCCGCGCGGGATGGGCAAGACCACCCTCATCCACCGGTGCATATACGAGGCGGGCGAGTACATCGCGCGGCTCTCCGGCGCCGGCAGTCCGCCGGCACTGCGCCGCATCGTCGCGATGACCGGCGGATACCGCAACACCGGGTCGGGGATCAGCATCGACGAGAACGGCGACTTCGCGGCGATGCCGGTCGTCAACGGCAACATCCGCGACCAGATCCACGCCACACTGTGCCGCCACTTCGAGGACGTCAAGATCGACCCGGCGATAGCCGAGGAGCCGCCGGCGAAGGCGTTCGGCGCGATCAGCGTCCTCCTCACCCAGCAGGACGCGCTGCTGTTCGCGGTCATTCCGCACATCGACTGGAAGGACGCGGGGGTGCGCACCAACTTCCTGAAGACCTGTCTGAACCACGCGCGGACCCGGATCGTACTTTTCGTCGAAGTGAGCCAGGAGACGAACGAGGCGGCGGAGGCGGTCATCGGCGAACTGCCGGACGGCGCGGTCACCCATCTCGCGCTCGGCCAACTGACGTCGGAGGACACCGTGAAGTTCAGCGCGGGCCCGCACCACAGCCGCCCCCAGGACCTGCCGCCCGCCGTCAGGGCCGGACTGATAGCGGCTCATGACGCCCAGCAGCCCGCCGACGTGCGGGAACTGCGGCAGGTCTTCTACGCGGCCGCCGAACGGCGGCGGCACGGAGCGGCCGGTACGCCGATCACCGCCGACGAGCTGAGCAGGCACTGGCAGCCCGGCGCGCCCGACCTCAGGTCCCTGACCCGGCACAGCCCCCAGACGTCCACCGGATCATAA
- the nhaA gene encoding Na+/H+ antiporter NhaA: MTESSAGADHSGTTAGGADAHTPFRSFLRTETGSAAVLLAAVVAALVWANISLASYETVWRTDLALRLGSYGVTLELREWVNSGLMAVFFFVVGLEARREFDMGELRERRRVALPFVAGICGMLLPVGIFLAFNAGHGTTHGWGAAMSTDTAFALGMLALLGKRLPAAVRMFVLSVAVVDDFVALVVIGVAYSDHIVLPGLLVSVGALAVVLVITLAGLRRGGAYALLAVVAWVAMLESGVDPIVVGLAMGLLTYAYPAARSDLERASGLFRLFREQPTPELERSARLGLASAISPNERLQRMYHPWSSYVIVPLFALANAGIRITGSELANAFTSPITLGILCGFVVGKPVAIFGASWLATRVSGGRLRPPVGWGATLAGGASAGVGFTVSLLIATLAFRGDQLEEAKIGTLSGLIGAFAVTWAVTAVIGRLPKHRRNRALLGTTELIVDLAVPVDPERDKVRGPMEAPVTVVEYGDFECPYCGQAEPIVRELLADFGDVRYVWRHLPLTDVHPQAQLAAEASEAAAEQNAFWEMHDLLLDHQDALRAPDLHRYAADLGLDMERFRRDIRHRRGAARIAEDVESADLSGVSGTPSFFINGRRHRGAYDIGHLSAAVREARQRAALVPPS, encoded by the coding sequence GTGACCGAATCCTCAGCGGGCGCCGACCACTCGGGTACGACAGCGGGCGGCGCCGACGCGCACACGCCGTTCCGTTCCTTCCTTCGTACGGAGACGGGCAGCGCGGCCGTACTGCTCGCGGCCGTCGTCGCCGCCCTCGTCTGGGCCAACATCAGCCTCGCGTCGTACGAGACCGTGTGGCGGACGGATCTGGCGCTGCGCCTCGGCTCGTACGGCGTCACGCTGGAGCTGCGCGAGTGGGTCAACAGCGGTCTGATGGCGGTGTTCTTCTTCGTCGTCGGCCTGGAGGCGCGCCGCGAGTTCGACATGGGCGAGCTGCGTGAGCGGCGCCGGGTCGCGCTCCCCTTCGTGGCGGGGATCTGCGGGATGCTGCTGCCGGTCGGGATCTTCCTCGCCTTCAACGCCGGGCACGGCACGACGCACGGCTGGGGCGCGGCGATGTCCACGGACACCGCGTTCGCGCTGGGCATGCTGGCCCTCCTCGGCAAGCGACTGCCGGCCGCCGTACGGATGTTCGTGCTGTCGGTCGCCGTCGTGGACGACTTCGTGGCGCTCGTCGTCATCGGGGTCGCCTACAGCGACCACATCGTCCTGCCGGGGCTGCTGGTGTCCGTCGGCGCGCTGGCCGTCGTCCTGGTGATCACCCTCGCGGGGCTGCGGCGCGGCGGGGCGTACGCGCTGCTCGCGGTGGTCGCCTGGGTGGCCATGCTGGAGTCGGGGGTCGACCCGATCGTGGTCGGTCTGGCGATGGGGCTGCTCACCTACGCGTATCCGGCGGCCCGCAGCGATCTGGAGCGGGCCAGCGGTCTCTTCCGGCTGTTCCGCGAGCAGCCGACCCCGGAGCTGGAGCGCTCGGCGCGGCTGGGGCTCGCCTCGGCGATCTCGCCGAACGAACGGCTCCAGCGGATGTACCACCCGTGGAGCAGCTATGTGATCGTGCCGCTGTTCGCGCTCGCCAACGCGGGCATCCGGATCACCGGGAGCGAGCTGGCGAACGCGTTCACCTCCCCGATCACGCTGGGCATCCTGTGCGGCTTCGTCGTCGGCAAGCCGGTCGCCATCTTCGGGGCGTCCTGGCTGGCCACCCGGGTCAGCGGCGGCCGGCTGCGGCCGCCGGTCGGCTGGGGCGCGACGCTGGCGGGCGGCGCGAGCGCCGGTGTCGGATTCACCGTCTCGCTGCTGATCGCGACGCTGGCCTTCAGGGGCGACCAGCTGGAGGAGGCGAAGATCGGCACGCTCAGCGGGCTGATCGGCGCGTTCGCCGTCACCTGGGCGGTGACCGCGGTGATCGGGCGGCTGCCCAAGCACCGGCGCAACCGCGCGCTGCTCGGGACGACGGAGCTGATCGTCGACCTCGCGGTGCCCGTCGACCCGGAGCGCGACAAGGTGCGCGGGCCGATGGAGGCGCCGGTCACGGTGGTCGAGTACGGCGACTTCGAATGCCCTTACTGCGGCCAGGCGGAGCCGATCGTCCGCGAGCTGCTGGCCGACTTCGGGGACGTCCGCTACGTGTGGCGGCATCTGCCGCTCACCGATGTCCATCCGCAGGCGCAGCTCGCCGCCGAGGCGTCGGAGGCGGCGGCCGAGCAGAACGCCTTCTGGGAGATGCACGACCTGCTGCTGGACCACCAGGACGCGCTGCGGGCGCCGGATCTGCACCGGTACGCGGCGGATCTCGGGCTCGACATGGAGCGGTTCCGGCGCGACATACGGCACAGGCGCGGCGCGGCACGGATCGCCGAGGACGTGGAGTCGGCAGATCTGAGCGGGGTGTCGGGGACGCCGTCGTTCTTCATCAACGGC